A portion of the Blastochloris tepida genome contains these proteins:
- a CDS encoding branched-chain amino acid ABC transporter permease, with protein MEVFVQQLINGLTLGSIYGLIAIGYTMVFGIIGMVNFAHGDVFMVSAFIALIAFLILTSWLGVGLVVLALFIALIVSMLFTSMVGWTIERLAYRPLRGSFRLAPLISAIGMSIFLMNFVQVTQGPRNKPVPPMLSDVIVLMQDGAYQVTISYKQIIIIVVTSVLLACFWYVVQKTPLGRAQRACEQDRKMAALLGVNVDRTISLTFVMGAALAAVAGTMYLMYYGVVNFADGFVPGVKAFTAAVLGGIGSLPGAVLGGLLIGLIETMWSAYFSVEYKDVAAFSILAIVLIFLPQGILGKPEVEKV; from the coding sequence ATGGAAGTGTTCGTTCAGCAATTGATCAATGGCCTGACATTGGGCTCGATCTACGGCCTGATCGCCATTGGCTACACTATGGTGTTCGGCATCATCGGCATGGTGAACTTCGCCCACGGCGACGTGTTCATGGTGTCGGCCTTCATCGCGCTGATCGCCTTCCTGATCCTGACCAGTTGGCTCGGTGTCGGCCTCGTTGTGCTGGCGCTGTTCATCGCCCTGATCGTCTCGATGCTGTTCACCTCCATGGTGGGGTGGACCATCGAGCGCCTCGCCTACCGGCCGCTGCGCGGCTCCTTCCGTCTCGCGCCGCTGATCTCGGCGATCGGCATGTCGATCTTCCTGATGAACTTCGTGCAGGTGACGCAGGGCCCGCGCAACAAGCCGGTGCCGCCGATGCTGTCGGACGTGATCGTGCTGATGCAGGATGGTGCCTATCAGGTGACGATCTCCTACAAGCAGATCATCATCATCGTCGTCACCTCGGTGCTGCTCGCCTGCTTCTGGTACGTGGTCCAGAAGACGCCGCTCGGCCGCGCCCAGCGCGCCTGCGAGCAGGACCGCAAGATGGCCGCCCTGCTCGGCGTCAATGTCGACCGTACTATCTCGCTGACCTTCGTGATGGGCGCTGCGCTCGCCGCCGTCGCCGGCACCATGTACCTGATGTACTACGGCGTGGTGAATTTCGCCGACGGGTTCGTGCCCGGCGTCAAGGCCTTCACGGCGGCAGTGCTGGGCGGCATCGGCTCGCTGCCCGGCGCGGTGCTGGGCGGGCTCTTGATCGGCCTGATCGAGACCATGTGGTCGGCCTATTTCTCGGTCGAGTACAAGGACGTCGCGGCCTTCTCC
- a CDS encoding flavin reductase, producing MTQTLDISERSTLVPAQTFRDGMSRVGAAVHIITTGGLAGRAGFTATAVSSVSDEPPTVLVCLNRNGRSAAVLAENGVFCINTLAVEHQALADVFAGRGGIGGEERFLHGAWEERVTGAPVLSEALVAFDCRVVDLRPVATHQILIGQVEAVHLGPARPALIYANRAYHGL from the coding sequence GTGACACAGACACTCGATATCTCCGAACGTTCCACCCTGGTCCCCGCACAGACGTTCCGGGACGGCATGAGCCGTGTCGGCGCGGCGGTCCACATCATCACCACCGGCGGCCTCGCCGGGCGGGCCGGCTTCACCGCCACCGCGGTCTCCTCGGTCTCGGACGAGCCGCCGACCGTGCTGGTCTGCCTCAACCGCAACGGCCGCAGCGCCGCTGTGCTGGCCGAGAACGGCGTGTTCTGCATCAACACGCTCGCTGTCGAGCATCAGGCGCTGGCCGACGTGTTCGCCGGGCGCGGCGGCATCGGCGGCGAGGAGCGTTTCCTGCACGGCGCCTGGGAGGAACGCGTCACCGGCGCGCCGGTGCTCAGCGAGGCGCTGGTGGCGTTCGACTGCCGGGTGGTCGACCTTCGGCCCGTCGCGACCCACCAGATCCTGATCGGGCAGGTGGAGGCGGTGCATCTCGGTCCGGCGCGGCCGGCGCTGATCTACGCCAACCGCGCCTATCACGGGCTGTGA
- a CDS encoding DUF1254 domain-containing protein: protein MSISRRNVTLGGAALATAALAESAFGWDGPLRDMIEDVEDFKIASDAYVFGYPLVTMEMTRRVITNVVKPEGTRGPMGTLIKLRSYPNASFRDITAPNADTLYTTAFFDVGDEPWVVSVPDMKGRYFLLPFLSAWTEVFQVPGSRTTGTKAQTYLISGPNWSGKVPEGMVQLKSPTSMVWMLGRIYCTGTPEDYAEVHALQDQFKLYPLSAHGKNYTPPPGKVDPSIDMKTPVRDQVNAMSAVEFFTLLADLMKRNPPALKDAPALERFKQINLVPGESFNPKAIDERWYKRLPGLSFDRIMLHFKFSDGDVQDINGWGYTTKTGVYGTDYLQRALITAIGLGANRPQDAVYPTSLKDKHGKAYDGAHKYTLHFPAGQLPPVKGFWSLTMYDENMFFVANPINRYSMSVRTNPKYQPDGSLIIYVQHENPGPEKEANWLPAPKGKFHLMLRLYWPDENDPSILDGSWVIPAVTRGQ from the coding sequence ATGAGCATTTCGCGCCGGAATGTGACGCTGGGTGGTGCTGCGCTGGCCACCGCTGCGCTGGCGGAGAGTGCCTTCGGGTGGGACGGCCCTCTGCGTGACATGATCGAGGATGTCGAGGACTTCAAGATCGCCTCCGACGCCTACGTCTTCGGCTATCCGCTGGTGACCATGGAGATGACCCGGCGGGTGATCACCAATGTCGTCAAGCCCGAGGGCACGCGCGGGCCGATGGGTACGCTCATCAAGCTGCGCAGCTACCCGAACGCCTCGTTCCGCGACATCACCGCCCCGAACGCCGACACGCTCTACACCACCGCCTTCTTCGATGTCGGCGACGAGCCCTGGGTGGTCAGCGTCCCCGACATGAAGGGCCGCTACTTCCTGCTGCCGTTCCTGAGCGCCTGGACCGAGGTGTTCCAGGTGCCGGGCTCGCGCACCACCGGCACCAAGGCCCAGACCTACCTGATCTCCGGCCCGAACTGGTCGGGCAAGGTGCCGGAGGGCATGGTGCAGCTCAAGTCTCCCACCAGCATGGTGTGGATGCTCGGCCGCATCTACTGCACCGGAACGCCGGAGGACTATGCCGAGGTCCACGCGCTGCAGGACCAGTTCAAGCTCTATCCGCTCAGCGCCCACGGCAAGAACTACACGCCGCCGCCCGGCAAGGTCGACCCGTCGATCGACATGAAGACCCCGGTGCGCGACCAGGTGAACGCAATGAGCGCGGTCGAGTTCTTCACGCTGCTGGCCGACCTGATGAAGCGCAACCCTCCCGCGCTGAAGGATGCGCCGGCGCTGGAGCGCTTCAAGCAGATCAACCTCGTGCCGGGCGAGAGCTTCAACCCGAAGGCGATCGACGAGCGCTGGTACAAGCGCCTGCCGGGGCTGTCGTTCGACCGGATCATGCTGCACTTCAAGTTCAGCGACGGCGATGTGCAGGACATCAATGGCTGGGGCTACACCACCAAGACCGGCGTCTACGGCACCGACTACCTGCAGCGGGCGCTGATCACCGCCATCGGCCTGGGGGCGAACCGGCCGCAGGATGCGGTGTACCCGACATCGCTGAAGGACAAGCACGGCAAGGCCTATGACGGAGCGCACAAGTACACGCTCCACTTCCCTGCCGGTCAGCTCCCGCCCGTCAAGGGCTTCTGGTCGCTCACGATGTACGACGAGAACATGTTCTTCGTCGCCAACCCGATCAACCGCTATTCGATGAGCGTGCGCACCAACCCGAAATACCAGCCGGACGGCTCGCTGATCATCTACGTCCAGCACGAGAACCCGGGCCCCGAGAAGGAAGCCAACTGGCTGCCCGCCCCGAAGGGCAAGTTCCACCTCATGCTGCGGCTGTACTGGCCGGACGAGAACGACCCCTCGATTCTCGACGGCTCATGGGTGATTCCGGCGGTCACCCGCGGCCAGTGA